One Cucurbita pepo mitochondrion, complete genome DNA segment encodes these proteins:
- the rps19-1 gene encoding ribosomal protein S19 codes for MPRRSIWKGSFVDAFLLRMKKKRDPLLNRKIWSRRSSILPEFVDSSVRIYNGKTFVRCKITEGRVGHKFGEFALTRKRRLSRTNIGPGKKRGESQGAYGTKRKSDFGKT; via the coding sequence ATGCCACGACGATCTATATGGAAGGGCAGTTTTGTTGATGCATTCCTGTTGAGAATGAAGAAGAAGAGAGATCCTCTTTTGAACAGGAAAATTTGGTCACGTAGATCTTCGATTTTGCCGGAATTCGTTGATAGCTCCGTACGAATTTACAATGGAAAAACTTCTGTTCGTTGTAAGATCACTGAAGGAAGGGTTGGTCATAAATTTGGAGAGTTTGCTTCGACACGGAAACGAAGACTTTCGAGAACAAATATTGGACCGGGAAAAAAAAGGGGAGAAAGTCAAGGCGCATATGGCACGAAAAGGAAATCCGATTTCGGTAAGACTTGA
- the rps3 gene encoding ribosomal protein S3, protein MARKGNPISVRLDLNRSSDSSWFSDYYYGKLLYQDVNLRSYFGSIRPPTRLTFGFRLGRCIILHFPKITFIHFFLPRRPRGLKRRAKSKPGKDQGRWWAFGKVGPIGCLHSSDDTEEERNKVRGREAEKRVESMIRLDDREKQNEIRIWPKKKQDYGYHDRSPSRKKNLSKLLRVSGAFKHPKYAGVVNDIAFLIENDDSFRKTQLFKFFFPNQSRSDGPTSHLLKRTLPAVRPSLNYLVMQYLLNTKNKMHFDPVGVLNHFVAPGVAEPSTMGGANTQGRSLDKRIRSRIAFFVESLTSEKKCLAEPKKRLTHFIRQANDLRFAGTTKTTISLFPFFGATFFFPRDGVGMYKNLFFEDTREQLLGQLRIKCWNLMGKEDKVIELIEKFIDLGGIGELIKGIEMMIEIILRNRRIPYGYNSYLNEVQKMRSLLSNRTKTNTLIESVKIQSVYQSASLIAQDISFQLRNKTRSFRSIFTKIVKDIPFGMKKGVEGIRICCSGRLEGAEIARTECGKYGKTSRNVFNQKIDYASAEVSTRYGILGVKVWISYKKQKKERVISETYEI, encoded by the exons ATGGCACGAAAAGGAAATCCGATTTCGGTAAGACTTGATCTGAATCGTAGTTCAGATTCAAGTTGGTTCAGTGA TTATTATTATGGTAAATCACTGTATCAAGATGTCAATCTGAGATCTTATTTCGGTTCGATACGTCCACCTACGAGACTGACCTTTGGCTTTCGTCTTGGTAGGTGTATTATTTTACATTTTCCCAAAATCACATTCATTCATTTCTTTCTTCCCCGTCGACCACGAGGACTGAAACGACGCGCAAAATCCAAACCCGGAAAGGATCAGGGCCGGTGGTGGGCATTTGGGAAAGTCGGGCCAATTGGGTGTCTTCATTCAAGTGACGATACAGAAGAAGAACGAAACAAAGTGAGAGGCCGGGAGGCAGAGAAAAGAGTGGAGTCGATGATCAGGCTCGACGACCGGGAAAAGCAAAACGAAATTAGGATTTGGCCGAAAAAGAAGCAAGACTATGGATACCATGACCGATCACCATCGAGAAAGAAGAATCTTTCTAAATCACTTCGCGTCAGCGGGGCCTTCAAGCATCCGAAATATGCCGGAGTTGTAAATGACATAGCGTTCCTGATCGAAAATGACGACTCCTTCAGAAAAACTCAGTTATTCAAGTTCTTTTTCCCAAATCAGTCCCGCTCCGACGGCCCGACGAGTCATCTACTTAAAAGAACCCTCCCCGCAGTGCGCCCCTCCTTGAATTATTCGGTCATGCAATACTTATTGAATACAAAGAACAAAATGCATTTCGACCCCGTCGGAGTTCTCAATCATTTCGTGGCACCGGGCGTGGCTGAACCATCTACGATGGGGGGAGCGAATACACAGGGAAGAAGCTTAGATAAGAGAATACGTTCTCGCATCGCTTTTTTTGTAGAAAGCTCGACCAGCGAGAAAAAGTGTTTGGCCGAACCCAAAAAGAGGTTGACCCACTTCATTCGCCAAGCAAATGATCTTCGTTTCGCGGGAACAACAAAAACAACCATATCGCTCTTTCCTTTCTTCGGTGCTACCTTTTTCTTTCCAAGGGATGGGGTTGGGATGTATAAAAACCTTTTTTTTGAGGATACCCGGGAACAACTCCTAGGTCAATTAAGGATCAAATGTTGGAACCTCATGGGTAAGGAGGATAAGGTAATAGAATTGATAGAGAAATTCATAGACCTAGGTGGGATAGGAGAATTGATAAAGGGAATAGAGATGATGATAGAGATCATACTGAGAAACAGAAGAATTCCGTATGGGTACAACTCTTATTTGAACGAAGTGCAAAAAATGCGATCTTTGTTGTCTAATAGAACAAAGACTAATACCTTAATTGAGTCAGTCAAGATCCAATCCGTTTATCAAAGTGCTTCTCCGATTGCTCAAGACATCTCTTTTCAACTGAGAAACAAAACAAGATCATTTCGTTCCATTTTCACTAAAATAGTGAAGGATATTCCATTTGGAATGAAAAAAGGGGTTGAGGGGATCCGTATATGTTGTTCAGGTCGATCAGAAGGCGCGGAAATAGCTAGAACTGAATGCGGAAAGTATGGAAAAACATCTCGTAATGTATTTAACCAGAAAATCGATTATGCTCCCGCAGAAGTATCTACTCGTTATGGAATCTTAGGTGTCAAAGTGTGGATTTCATATAAAAAACAAAAAAAGGAACGTGTTATATCCGAAACGTACGAAATATAG
- the rpl16 gene encoding ribosomal protein L16 yields MLYPKRTKYSKSRKGRCSRGCKPDGTQLGFGRYGIQSCRAGRLSYRAIEAARRAIIGQFHRAMSGQSRRNGQIWVRVLADLPITGKPTEVRMGRGKGNPTGWVARVSTGQILFEIDGVSLSNARQATTLAAHKLCLSTKFVQWS; encoded by the coding sequence GTGTTATATCCGAAACGTACGAAATATAGTAAATCTCGTAAAGGCAGATGTAGTAGGGGTTGCAAACCAGACGGTACACAACTTGGTTTTGGAAGATATGGCACTCAAAGTTGTAGAGCTGGTCGTCTTTCATATCGAGCCATTGAAGCAGCGCGTAGGGCTATAATCGGACAATTCCATCGTGCTATGAGCGGACAATCCCGAAGAAATGGTCAAATATGGGTCAGAGTTCTAGCAGATCTCCCCATTACCGGGAAACCTACAGAAGTCAGAATGGGAAGAGGAAAAGGAAATCCTACGGGTTGGGTTGCTCGTGTGTCCACGGGACAAATCCCATTTGAAATAGATGGTGTGAGTTTGTCAAATGCTCGACAAGCCACTACATTAGCGGCGCATAAACCATGTTCGTCAACCAAGTTTGTTCAGTGGTCGTAA
- the ccmFc gene encoding cytochrome c biogenesis FC produces MVQLNNFFFFITSMVVPRGTAAPVLLKWFVSRDVSTGAPFFNGTIIPILISLFSLLVYLHSRKFIRSLDGAKSGVLVRASRPILLPDIIGRSSSETRARNALFCFVPLLHFLLLSSKGDFSYFSSFCGVLCLLFFCTLFSLPRHSSAKRERARRSKGQTLRPNGNEQGCNEKMRCSGHPHLERRFEGFGPVAFVRPSSGGTCVWGVLPEIGLEALALPTSRQLMAVGHDYYQKAPMKMNISHGGVCIFILGVLLSNTKKIEFTQRLPLGSELHMGKERCCLRGIDHLHGPTFHSICGNLLIYKPSLTNDRLIFEHDKELRADQLPINFPASYENGKQEHFLHQWMTNREHQNFWLTMFPEKRYFRERTSTTEVAIHTNLFTDLYALIGTGSSRTGGWYTTIMKLPFLFLIWIGFLLASLGGSRSLLRQLQKDKLRWN; encoded by the exons ATGGTCCAACTAAATAACTTTTTCTTTTTCATTACTTCCATGGTCGTGCCTCGTGGCACGGCAGCACCCGTACTATTGAAATGGTTTGTCAGTAGAGATGTTCCCACAGGTGCCCCTTCTTCCAATGGTACTATAATTCCTATTCCTATCTCTTTATTCCCTCTTTTGGTCTATCTACATTCCAGGAAATTCATACGCTCTCTGGACGGAGCAAAAAGTGGAGTCTTGGTCAGAGCAAGCCGCCCTATTCTATTACCAGACATAATTGGGAGAAGCTCATCCGAAACTCGAGCTAGAAACGCCTCATTTCGTTTCGTTCCCCTTCTTCATTTCCTTCTTCTTTCATCCAAGGGAGACTTCTCATATTTTTCATCTTTCTGCGGTGTGCTCTGTTTACTATTCTTTCGTACTCTCTTCTCTTTACCACGCCATAGTTCAGCGAAGCGTGAGCGGGCGCGGAGAAGTAAAGGCCAAACACTCAGGCCTAACGGGAATGAGCAAGGATGCAATGAGAAGATGAGGTGCTCCGGGCACCCCCATTTAGAAAGAAGGTTCGAAGGTTTTGGGCCTGTAGCTTTCGTCCGTCCTTCGTCGGGTGGTACTTGTGTGTGGGGTGTGCTACCAGAAATCGGGCTTGAAGCTCTCGCCTTACCAACGAGCCGGCAGCTGATGGCTGTTGGTCACGACTACTACCAAAAAGCTCCAATGAAGATGAATATTTCACATGGAGGAGTGTGCATCTTTATCTTGGGTGTTCTTCTGTC TAACACAAAGAAGATAGAGTTCACTCAACGATTGCCTTTGGGTTCCGAACTCCATATGGGGAAGGAGCGTTGTTGTTTGCGAGGTATCGACCATTTACATGGACCTACTTCTCATTCCATTTGTGGGAATTTGCTGATCTATAAACCGTCCCTAACGAACGATCGGCTCATCTTTGAGCATGATAAAGAACTTCGTGCCGACCAGTTGCCAATAAACTTTCCGGCCTCATATGAGAATGGAAAACAGGAGCATTTTCTACATCAGTGGATGACGAATCGCGAACATCAGAATTTCTGGTTGACCATGTTCCCAGAAAAAAGATACTTTCGAGAAAGGACGAGCACGACTGAAGTAGCTATACATACTAATCCATTTACAGATCTATATGCTTCGATTGGAACTGGAAGTTCCAGAACAGGCGGCTGGTATACCACCATAATGAAACTGCCTTTTCTTTTTTTGATTCGGATAGGATTTCTGTTGGCTTCGTTGGGAGGCTCGCGTAGTTTGTTACGTCAGCTACAAAAGGATAAGTTGCGTTGGAATTGA